A single Heterodontus francisci isolate sHetFra1 chromosome 11, sHetFra1.hap1, whole genome shotgun sequence DNA region contains:
- the LOC137374855 gene encoding adiponectin-like — protein MILKQLIWLVALVGLSYSDEVTDEPHVTEADVSEPEAPAIIPQEPPKIIQGCPNWMAGIPGSPGHNGFPGKPGRDGHDGAKGENGETGLPGPKGDEGKPGEPGVDGEQGPPALPGRKGEKGDSGYYYRSAFSVGLTTRNPVPNIPIKFSKIFYNDQKHYNEETGKFSCPYSGVYFFSYHITVYTKDVKVGLYKNNKVIIFTYDQFQNNDVDQAGGSVAIHLDEGDEVWLQVYGDNTFNGIYADNNNDSTFTGFILYPDLH, from the exons ATGATACTTAAACAACTCATCTGGCTGGTGGCTTTGGTTGGGCTGAGCTATTCTGATGAAGTAACTGATGAACCACATGTCACTGAAGCTGACGTCAGTGAACCTGAAGCCCCAGCAATCATTCCCCAAGAACCCCCAAAAATTATTCAAGGTTGCCCAAACTGGATGGCAGGAATACCTGGCAGTCCCGGCCATAATGGATTTCCTGGCAAACCGGGCAGAGATGGTCATGATGGCGCAAAAGGAGAAAATGGAGAAACAG GATTGCCAGGACCAAAGGGTGATGAAGGCAAACCTGGGGAACCAGGTGTGGATGGAGAGCAAGGGCCTCCTGCACTGCCAGGACGGAAAGGAGAAAAGGGAGATAGTGGCTATTATTACCGCTCAGCTTTCAGCGTGGGACTGACCACAAGAAATCCTGTCCCAAACATCCCTATCAAATTCTCCAAAATCTTCTACAATGATCAAAAACACTACAATGAAGAGACTGGCAAATTCAGCTGTCCGTATTCAGGGGTGTACTTCTTTTCATATCACATTACTGTCTATACTAAAGATGTCAAAGTTGGCCTGTACAAAAACAACAAGGTTATCATTTTTACTTATGATCAATTTCAGAATAATGATGTTGACCAAGCTGGAGGTTCTGTTGCAATTCATTTAGATGAAGGGGATGAAGTGTGGTTACAAGTTTATGGAGACAATACATTTAATGGGATTTATGCTGACAACAATAATGATTCCACATTTACAGGATTTATTCTGTACCCAGATTTGCATTAA